A single genomic interval of Microbacterium galbinum harbors:
- a CDS encoding GMC oxidoreductase, translated as MTDNFDLVIVGTGPNGAIIAQQVHQRVPEATILVLEAGREITSVPGEHLVEADESAMNASYDDLMRRARQIEYVKDAVSMSAIEGDGWDPESSGVFPAAFFGHNFAAFPGASVAWNIGGMGVHWTAATPWPYAEEIPAFLPRAEWDADLETARGLLRTYVGPLVAGVPNPFEQPLFAALREAVPSPDPAREFGYMPMGGVPRVGEPFARTGPRDIAPFVFDGSEANVTLRSGVLVHRIEHDGTRVTGLSYRDLVTGEEATAHGAQVLIAGDALRTPQLLWASGIRPTALGAYLNEHATIDGEVDIDASRFGLTDADIIQPPAGEPFIGSFWSPSIGAARPAHGQLMEREFEGRHKLSVGWYCATEIRAENRIEFSDELTDALGMPHMTVHFSYSDADLEEIRRTQEVQRTAAAVIGDFPTEDREVQPPGASLHYTGTVRMGPDDDGTSVVDTDGRVWGFDNLYLAGNGVIPTALTCNSTLTGATLSVRIARAVAASL; from the coding sequence ATGACTGACAACTTCGACCTCGTGATCGTCGGCACCGGTCCGAACGGCGCGATCATCGCGCAGCAGGTGCACCAGCGGGTGCCCGAGGCGACGATCCTGGTGCTCGAGGCCGGTCGCGAGATCACCTCGGTGCCGGGCGAGCACCTCGTCGAGGCCGATGAGAGCGCGATGAACGCCTCGTACGACGACCTCATGCGCCGCGCGCGCCAGATCGAGTACGTCAAGGATGCGGTCTCGATGAGCGCGATCGAGGGCGACGGGTGGGATCCCGAGTCGTCCGGCGTGTTCCCGGCGGCGTTCTTCGGGCACAACTTCGCCGCCTTCCCGGGGGCGTCCGTCGCCTGGAACATCGGCGGGATGGGCGTGCACTGGACCGCCGCGACCCCCTGGCCCTATGCCGAGGAGATCCCCGCCTTCCTGCCGCGCGCCGAATGGGACGCCGACCTCGAGACGGCGCGCGGTCTGCTGCGCACCTACGTCGGGCCCCTCGTCGCGGGCGTGCCGAACCCGTTCGAGCAGCCGCTGTTCGCCGCTCTCCGCGAGGCCGTGCCGAGCCCCGATCCCGCCCGCGAGTTCGGGTACATGCCGATGGGCGGCGTGCCGCGCGTCGGCGAGCCCTTCGCCCGCACCGGCCCGCGGGACATCGCGCCGTTCGTCTTCGACGGAAGCGAGGCGAACGTCACGCTCCGCAGCGGCGTGCTGGTGCACCGCATCGAGCACGACGGAACGCGCGTCACCGGACTCTCCTACCGCGACCTCGTCACCGGCGAGGAAGCGACCGCCCACGGCGCGCAGGTGCTGATCGCGGGCGACGCGTTGCGCACCCCGCAGCTGCTCTGGGCCTCCGGCATCCGCCCCACCGCCCTCGGCGCCTACCTCAACGAGCACGCGACGATCGACGGCGAGGTCGACATCGACGCCTCCCGCTTCGGCCTGACGGATGCCGACATCATCCAGCCGCCCGCGGGGGAGCCGTTCATCGGCTCGTTCTGGAGCCCGTCGATCGGCGCCGCCCGCCCCGCGCACGGCCAGCTCATGGAGCGCGAGTTCGAGGGACGCCACAAGCTCAGCGTCGGATGGTACTGCGCCACCGAGATCCGCGCCGAGAACCGCATCGAGTTCTCCGACGAGCTGACGGATGCCCTCGGCATGCCGCACATGACCGTGCACTTCTCGTACTCCGACGCCGACCTCGAGGAGATCCGCCGCACCCAGGAGGTGCAGCGGACGGCAGCGGCCGTGATCGGGGACTTCCCGACCGAGGACCGCGAGGTGCAGCCCCCCGGGGCATCCCTGCACTACACCGGCACCGTCCGGATGGGCCCCGATGACGACGGCACGAGCGTCGTGGACACGGATGGTCGTGTCTGGGGCTTCGACAACCTGTATCTCGCCGGCAACGGCGTGATCCCGACCGCGCTGACGTGCAACTCGACGCTCACCGGAGCCACGCTCTCGGTGCGCATCGCCCGCGCGGTCGCCGCTTCCCTCTGA
- a CDS encoding carbohydrate ABC transporter permease, protein MHEGSRAEATTAWLFLAPFLAIFLLFTGIPAVLAIGASLTDISARDIRDPFNVNFTGFQGFIDIINNPGFQSAFLNTVMFVVICVPISMALGLALALMLNNGIRRLRNFFRAAAYVPVITNIVAAAVIWQYAFSITGPVNTTLADLGLGAPNWLGEPGWAITTVVMMGVWRTTGTCMILFLAGLQAVPEEIYEAAATDGAGAWRRLWSITLPLLRPTTLLVTVLQTVSFLNIFEEPYLLTKGGPLGSTKSIAVWVYEQFGFGNVSASMAGSVLLLVLVGIVAIVQFRILRPKH, encoded by the coding sequence GTGCACGAGGGATCGCGGGCCGAAGCCACCACCGCGTGGCTGTTCCTCGCCCCGTTCCTCGCGATCTTCCTGCTCTTCACCGGCATCCCCGCCGTGCTCGCGATCGGGGCGAGCCTGACCGACATCAGCGCCCGCGACATCCGCGATCCGTTCAACGTGAACTTCACGGGCTTCCAGGGCTTCATCGACATCATCAACAACCCCGGATTCCAGAGCGCGTTCCTGAACACCGTGATGTTCGTGGTGATCTGCGTGCCGATCAGCATGGCCCTGGGCCTCGCCCTGGCGCTCATGCTCAACAACGGCATCCGTCGCCTGCGCAACTTCTTCCGGGCCGCGGCCTACGTGCCGGTGATCACCAACATCGTCGCCGCCGCCGTGATCTGGCAGTACGCGTTCTCGATCACCGGGCCGGTGAACACGACCCTCGCGGATCTGGGACTCGGAGCGCCGAACTGGCTCGGCGAGCCGGGCTGGGCCATCACCACCGTCGTGATGATGGGCGTGTGGCGCACGACCGGAACCTGCATGATCCTCTTCCTCGCCGGCCTCCAGGCCGTGCCGGAGGAGATCTACGAGGCCGCGGCCACCGACGGGGCGGGTGCCTGGCGCCGGCTCTGGTCGATCACGCTGCCGCTGCTGCGCCCGACGACCCTGCTCGTCACGGTGCTGCAGACGGTCTCGTTCCTCAACATCTTCGAAGAGCCGTACCTGCTCACCAAGGGCGGCCCGCTCGGATCCACCAAGTCGATCGCCGTCTGGGTGTACGAGCAGTTCGGGTTCGGCAACGTCTCCGCCTCGATGGCGGGATCGGTGCTGCTGCTCGTGCTCGTCGGAATCGTCGCGATCGTCCAGTTCAGAATCCTGAGGCCGAAACATTGA
- a CDS encoding sugar ABC transporter substrate-binding protein: protein MHFHTTSRRRATMLGIALVTSGALLLTGCGRSGDSGGGDAGASTKVDDEPATGTLEIWTQGADGAELPQMFEEFTKDNPDVEINMTQIPEAEFASKMTAAITAGTVPDLIYAFTETQSSLISTGGFDAVPDGLVDPDDFFEVIWDNSVYDDVAYGVPWYAYADMVIYRTDLAEAAGAEAPTDWDSLRTFGEDLKASGVEWPLALYAAYDSYTARQLLTFAKQNGGGFISDDLSTWTINSPENVEALEYWAGLMADGLASPDGPAFLDTVSWSTTGKNAAIIDGGPWFVGWFDDANGEGWADEHLSLATMPVGPDGDAATTVGGGSWFVPSDSENKDAAWKFARFMSEPESQVKWFEIFKNMPAVKSAWEDPALAGDRLLQTVEAGLETGVTLPKVSTWSQVGTVIGEQMEKVVRGGVSAQDALDEAQAQAESIGTGN, encoded by the coding sequence ATGCACTTCCACACCACTTCGCGACGCCGGGCGACGATGCTCGGAATCGCGCTGGTCACGTCCGGCGCCCTGCTGCTCACCGGCTGCGGCCGCAGCGGCGACAGCGGCGGCGGCGACGCCGGCGCTTCCACGAAGGTCGACGACGAGCCGGCCACCGGCACCCTCGAGATCTGGACGCAGGGCGCCGACGGCGCCGAACTGCCCCAGATGTTCGAGGAGTTCACGAAGGACAACCCCGACGTCGAGATCAACATGACGCAGATCCCGGAAGCGGAGTTCGCGTCGAAGATGACCGCGGCGATCACCGCGGGCACCGTGCCCGACCTGATCTACGCGTTCACCGAGACGCAGTCGTCGCTGATCTCGACCGGAGGATTCGACGCCGTGCCCGACGGCCTCGTCGACCCGGACGACTTCTTCGAGGTCATCTGGGACAACTCGGTCTACGACGACGTGGCCTACGGCGTGCCGTGGTACGCCTACGCCGACATGGTCATCTACCGCACCGACCTGGCCGAGGCCGCGGGTGCCGAGGCCCCCACCGACTGGGACAGTCTGCGCACCTTCGGTGAGGACCTCAAGGCCTCCGGTGTCGAGTGGCCGCTCGCGCTCTACGCGGCCTACGACTCGTACACCGCCCGTCAGCTGCTGACCTTCGCGAAGCAGAACGGCGGCGGGTTCATCTCCGACGACCTCTCGACGTGGACGATCAACTCGCCCGAGAACGTCGAGGCGCTCGAGTACTGGGCGGGCCTGATGGCCGACGGCCTGGCCTCGCCCGACGGCCCCGCCTTCCTCGACACGGTCTCGTGGTCGACCACCGGTAAGAACGCCGCGATCATCGACGGCGGCCCCTGGTTCGTCGGCTGGTTCGACGATGCCAACGGCGAGGGCTGGGCGGACGAGCACCTCTCGCTCGCCACGATGCCCGTCGGCCCCGACGGCGACGCCGCGACCACGGTCGGCGGCGGCAGCTGGTTCGTGCCCTCCGACTCCGAGAACAAGGACGCGGCGTGGAAGTTCGCCCGCTTCATGTCGGAGCCCGAGAGCCAGGTCAAGTGGTTCGAGATCTTCAAGAACATGCCGGCCGTGAAGTCGGCGTGGGAGGACCCGGCGCTCGCCGGGGACCGTCTGCTGCAGACGGTCGAGGCCGGTCTCGAGACCGGCGTCACCCTGCCGAAGGTCTCGACCTGGAGCCAGGTCGGCACCGTGATCGGTGAGCAGATGGAGAAGGTCGTCCGCGGCGGAGTGTCGGCGCAGGACGCTCTCGACGAGGCTCAGGCGCAGGCCGAGTCCATCGGGACGGGTAACTGA